In a single window of the Halodesulfovibrio sp. MK-HDV genome:
- the hmcA gene encoding sulfate respiration complex hexadecaheme cytochrome HmcA — protein MMKGRSLLRLAGMLMVVALVSVVGITAHSSNVTAAPAEQHSDIIKIDVIGKLGDMELPAVTYRHDLHTDALKKMDKDCASCHEKDGDSMSLTFKRTGDMSAKQLQDVYHQNCIGCHADMAKAGQDTGPLESECRTCHNPNPDMVAKRQPIKMDKSLHFRHISSKKIVVSQQNENCGACHMNVDVVAGTATYVPGTEDNDNGYGDGFVKYESPKSAAHSSCISCHMSEAKIDAAFTGPVTCAGCHSASAQKEMKKVPAKRLKRGQPDTLLIVPNSSAKSDIAPVAFNHKFHEANVKDCSTCHINGIGNEKDGFKPLYGDMHDAKSSASCVGCHAMRVAQDPTCAGCHSMIPVQNFNEQSCATCHNANGVTTEQAAKMSKKERNAVAASVVTAREAGTVTYTAEEIPEFVKIDALADKYEASNMPHRKIVATLLNATADSKLAGSFHAEKGKVCQACHHQSPVSIKPPKCQSCHGEAFKNGDRPGLKAAYHQQCMTCHTEMNIQKPQNTECAGCHAARAN, from the coding sequence ATGATGAAGGGAAGATCACTGCTTCGCTTGGCGGGTATGCTGATGGTTGTAGCGCTTGTATCGGTCGTCGGTATTACAGCACACAGCTCTAATGTAACAGCTGCTCCTGCTGAGCAACATTCTGATATCATTAAAATTGATGTTATCGGTAAGCTTGGTGATATGGAATTGCCAGCCGTTACGTATCGCCACGATTTGCATACTGATGCGCTGAAAAAAATGGATAAAGACTGTGCTAGTTGTCATGAAAAAGACGGCGACAGCATGAGTCTTACTTTTAAAAGAACAGGTGATATGTCTGCAAAACAATTGCAGGACGTATACCACCAAAACTGTATTGGCTGTCATGCCGACATGGCTAAAGCCGGACAGGACACAGGTCCTCTGGAAAGCGAATGTCGTACATGTCACAATCCAAACCCTGATATGGTGGCAAAACGCCAGCCTATCAAAATGGATAAGTCACTGCACTTCCGCCATATTTCTTCTAAAAAGATCGTTGTTTCACAGCAGAACGAAAATTGTGGCGCTTGCCACATGAACGTTGATGTTGTTGCTGGTACCGCTACCTACGTACCGGGCACTGAAGACAACGATAACGGCTACGGTGACGGCTTTGTAAAATACGAAAGCCCTAAATCCGCAGCACACAGCAGCTGTATCAGCTGTCACATGAGCGAAGCGAAAATAGACGCTGCATTTACAGGTCCTGTTACCTGTGCAGGCTGTCACAGCGCTTCTGCCCAGAAAGAAATGAAAAAAGTACCTGCTAAACGCCTCAAACGCGGTCAGCCGGATACTCTTCTCATCGTTCCGAACAGTTCTGCAAAAAGCGACATCGCACCTGTGGCATTTAACCACAAGTTCCATGAAGCTAACGTAAAAGATTGCAGCACTTGCCACATTAACGGCATCGGCAACGAAAAAGACGGCTTTAAACCACTCTACGGCGATATGCACGACGCTAAGTCTTCCGCAAGCTGTGTTGGTTGTCACGCAATGCGTGTTGCACAGGATCCTACTTGTGCAGGCTGTCACTCCATGATTCCAGTTCAGAACTTCAACGAACAGTCTTGTGCAACCTGTCATAACGCTAACGGCGTTACCACTGAACAGGCAGCAAAAATGAGCAAAAAAGAACGTAACGCAGTTGCTGCTTCCGTTGTTACCGCTCGTGAAGCTGGCACAGTGACCTACACCGCTGAAGAGATCCCTGAATTCGTCAAAATTGACGCTCTTGCAGACAAGTACGAAGCATCCAACATGCCGCACCGCAAAATCGTTGCAACATTGCTTAACGCAACTGCGGACAGCAAACTTGCTGGTAGCTTCCACGCTGAAAAAGGCAAAGTATGTCAGGCCTGTCACCATCAGAGCCCTGTAAGCATCAAGCCTCCAAAATGTCAGAGCTGTCATGGCGAAGCATTCAAAAACGGTGACCGTCCGGGTCTTAAAGCTGCTTACCATCAGCAGTGCATGACCTGTCACACCGAAATGAATATTCAGAAGCCACAGAACACTGAGTGCGCAGGCTGCCACGCCGCACGCGCTAACTAG
- a CDS encoding sugar phosphate isomerase/epimerase has translation MSLFVNLPLSFAAKEPRYIDMLIEQGVSPELGMDTYAVQDLDMHWHTKTAARFADAGLSCGIHLPFFDLAPGSLNDHILEATRATLLKAIEISQAYKPTHFVGHPNYEAGQHNLYYGDWLSRSHETWSQLLKQDQSNAQLFLENTFELTPKPLVDLVQSLPANRVGHCFDVGHWHSFAKGYQNNDLLEWLNAFSPRLGHLHLHDNDGSGDQHLALGTGTIPLLELFDYIQANELSPSATLEPHTEDAFPASIEYLEAHSMSVCFLAEG, from the coding sequence ATGAGTCTGTTCGTAAATTTGCCGCTTAGTTTCGCAGCTAAAGAACCGCGGTACATTGATATGCTGATAGAGCAAGGTGTTTCGCCCGAACTGGGTATGGATACTTATGCAGTTCAAGATCTCGACATGCACTGGCATACAAAAACCGCCGCACGGTTCGCGGATGCAGGGCTTTCTTGTGGGATTCATCTTCCTTTTTTCGACCTCGCACCGGGCAGCTTGAATGACCACATTTTAGAAGCAACACGGGCAACGCTCCTGAAAGCGATCGAAATTTCACAAGCCTATAAACCAACTCATTTTGTAGGACATCCGAACTATGAAGCAGGGCAACACAATCTCTATTACGGTGATTGGCTTTCCCGCTCTCACGAAACATGGTCACAGTTACTCAAGCAAGATCAGTCCAATGCTCAGTTATTTTTGGAAAACACCTTTGAATTAACACCAAAGCCGCTTGTTGATCTTGTCCAGTCGTTACCAGCGAACCGCGTCGGGCACTGTTTTGACGTCGGGCACTGGCACTCTTTCGCCAAAGGTTACCAAAATAACGACCTTCTCGAGTGGCTTAACGCCTTTTCGCCGCGTCTTGGGCATCTACATCTTCACGACAACGACGGTTCAGGGGATCAGCATCTTGCCCTCGGCACGGGAACAATTCCGCTTCTTGAGCTCTTTGATTACATTCAAGCAAACGAGCTTTCACCATCAGCTACGCTTGAACCGCACACCGAAGATGCGTTCCCAGCGTCCATCGAGTATCTCGAAGCGCACAGCATGTCGGTCTGTTTTCTTGCTGAGGGGTAA